The following are encoded in a window of Ruficoccus amylovorans genomic DNA:
- a CDS encoding SMP-30/gluconolactonase/LRE family protein — MTSKTVVNRYLSTLALFIACLSVQGQPADFPPPPESTERAPGVVAGESIDFELNDSEVFPGTQRMIGVYVPRAYDGQTPACVAVFQDKLQFNFDTVFDNLISTGEMPVTIGVIVPPGKIPGTIEPGWRHNRTFEYDSPGDRYATFILEEVLPAVEKQTTSDGRPIRLSSSGNDRMIGGGSSGAAAAFNAAWARPEEFSRVFSAIGSYTGLRGSYAYPTLIHKTEPKPLRLFLQSGTNDMWTAFGDWWSANNAMVRALAFADYDFEYEFGEGKHSPSHGTALFPRAMRYLWKDWPQPVQPGMKSRNHLLKQTLWPNVRWTQLPGDFPGATLVRADEVGNIFVSTPQGIVRCDENGKSLAKMGDGVFRTVDSDKTSWLRTQGDGTVERVSPDGKTVREILARDLPVQALVESRSGDVYAAASGKLWLLRAGHEPQVVDEGPVNIGGLAITGDGNWLAAFEADTTRGFSYALQPDGKLEYKQTFYVLHKADADDSAEVRDAAAETSKFGYVYVATDLGVQICDANGRSGAIVPLPDGVAAVSLCFGGRDFKTLYVLGVDGHLYSRPAKNSGAAPFRPAVKIEARAG; from the coding sequence ATGACCAGCAAAACCGTTGTTAATCGCTACCTTTCGACTCTCGCTCTTTTTATTGCGTGCCTCTCGGTACAGGGACAGCCGGCGGATTTCCCGCCCCCGCCTGAAAGCACGGAACGCGCGCCGGGCGTGGTGGCCGGGGAGAGCATTGACTTCGAGCTGAACGACTCCGAGGTCTTTCCGGGGACGCAGCGCATGATCGGAGTGTATGTCCCCCGGGCTTATGACGGCCAGACCCCGGCTTGCGTGGCGGTTTTTCAGGACAAGCTTCAGTTCAACTTCGACACGGTTTTTGACAATCTCATCAGCACCGGCGAGATGCCTGTCACCATCGGTGTGATCGTTCCGCCAGGTAAAATTCCGGGCACTATCGAGCCGGGCTGGCGTCATAACCGCACTTTCGAATACGACAGCCCCGGCGACCGCTACGCGACTTTTATCCTGGAGGAGGTCCTGCCTGCGGTGGAGAAACAGACGACGTCCGACGGACGCCCCATCCGGCTCTCGTCCAGCGGCAACGACCGCATGATCGGCGGGGGAAGCAGCGGGGCCGCCGCCGCCTTTAACGCCGCCTGGGCCAGACCGGAGGAGTTCTCGCGGGTTTTCAGCGCCATCGGTTCCTACACCGGTCTGCGCGGCTCCTACGCCTACCCGACGCTGATTCACAAGACCGAGCCCAAGCCACTGCGACTGTTCCTCCAGAGCGGCACCAACGACATGTGGACCGCTTTCGGGGACTGGTGGAGCGCGAACAACGCGATGGTGCGTGCCCTGGCATTCGCGGACTATGATTTCGAGTACGAATTCGGCGAGGGCAAGCACTCCCCGTCCCACGGCACGGCGCTTTTTCCGAGGGCGATGCGTTACTTGTGGAAAGACTGGCCCCAGCCGGTTCAGCCGGGCATGAAATCCCGCAATCACCTGCTCAAGCAGACCCTCTGGCCGAACGTGCGCTGGACTCAGTTGCCGGGGGATTTTCCAGGGGCCACCCTGGTCCGCGCCGACGAGGTGGGGAACATTTTTGTCTCCACGCCGCAGGGGATCGTCCGCTGCGATGAGAACGGTAAGTCCCTCGCAAAGATGGGGGATGGCGTTTTTCGCACGGTGGACAGTGACAAGACATCCTGGCTGCGCACGCAGGGCGACGGCACGGTGGAGCGGGTGAGCCCGGACGGGAAAACTGTGCGCGAAATCCTCGCGCGTGACCTTCCTGTGCAGGCGCTGGTCGAGTCGCGTTCGGGGGATGTGTACGCCGCCGCTTCGGGCAAGCTCTGGCTGCTGCGGGCGGGACATGAGCCGCAGGTGGTCGATGAGGGGCCGGTGAACATTGGCGGGCTCGCCATCACCGGGGACGGCAACTGGCTGGCGGCTTTCGAGGCGGACACGACACGGGGCTTCAGCTACGCGCTTCAGCCCGACGGGAAGCTTGAGTACAAGCAGACTTTCTATGTCCTGCACAAGGCCGACGCCGACGACAGCGCCGAGGTGCGCGATGCCGCCGCCGAGACTTCCAAATTCGGCTACGTCTATGTCGCGACGGATCTCGGCGTCCAGATCTGCGATGCCAACGGCCGCAGCGGGGCGATTGTTCCGCTGCCCGATGGGGTAGCAGCGGTGTCACTCTGCTTCGGCGGGCGCGATTTCAAAACGCTTTACGTCCTCGGGGTCGACGGACACCTGTATTCGCGTCCGGCCAAGAACTCCGGCGCCGCCCCCTTCCGCCCGGCGGTCAAGATCGAAGCCCGCGCCGGTTGA
- a CDS encoding aldose epimerase family protein: MSITREDYGQLPDGRTAELFTLTNAQGMVLRVTNYGGLLLSLEVPDRDGKKADVLLGKKDLNGYLAGHPFFGAITGRVAGRITGAKFTLDGTEYQLDKTDGDNCLHGGRDGYDKQLWEPTALEEEGASVLKLRYIDPAGHNGFPGTVDCTVTYRLTDAGELVIDYAFLTDKATPLAVTNHAYFNLRGEGNGDVLGHEIQILADTYAVANDTMTLTGEVRSVEGQANDLRQPVILGERIAGIHLHHGDNYFFQSGRTAEPRLVARVREPESGRVMECLTTEPGVQFYSSAMMEDTETGKHGNYFKHAGLCLETQGCPEGVNQPDTLGDIILRPGTAFTSRTIYRFSAE, encoded by the coding sequence ATGTCGATCACCCGCGAAGATTATGGCCAGTTGCCCGACGGCCGCACCGCCGAGCTTTTCACCCTCACCAATGCTCAAGGCATGGTGCTGCGCGTCACCAACTACGGGGGCCTCCTGCTCTCGCTCGAAGTGCCGGACCGCGACGGTAAAAAGGCCGACGTCCTCCTGGGCAAAAAAGACCTGAACGGCTACCTCGCCGGGCATCCCTTCTTCGGGGCCATCACCGGGCGCGTGGCCGGGCGCATCACGGGGGCGAAGTTCACCCTCGACGGCACGGAGTATCAACTGGACAAAACCGACGGCGACAACTGCCTGCACGGCGGCCGTGACGGCTACGACAAGCAGCTCTGGGAACCGACCGCGCTGGAGGAAGAAGGCGCGTCGGTGCTGAAGCTTCGCTACATCGACCCCGCCGGGCACAACGGCTTTCCGGGGACGGTTGACTGCACCGTCACGTACCGGCTGACCGACGCGGGGGAGCTCGTCATCGACTACGCTTTCCTCACGGACAAGGCCACCCCGCTGGCCGTGACCAACCACGCCTACTTCAACCTCCGCGGCGAGGGCAACGGCGACGTCCTCGGGCACGAAATCCAGATCCTGGCCGACACCTACGCGGTGGCCAACGATACCATGACCCTGACCGGCGAAGTCCGCTCTGTTGAAGGCCAGGCCAACGACCTGCGCCAGCCCGTCATCCTCGGTGAACGCATTGCGGGCATCCACCTGCACCACGGCGACAACTACTTTTTCCAGAGCGGGCGCACCGCCGAACCGCGTCTGGTGGCCCGCGTGCGAGAGCCCGAAAGCGGCCGTGTGATGGAGTGCCTCACGACCGAGCCCGGCGTGCAGTTCTACAGCAGCGCCATGATGGAAGACACCGAGACCGGCAAGCACGGCAACTACTTCAAGCACGCCGGTCTCTGCCTGGAAACGCAGGGCTGCCCCGAAGGCGTCAACCAGCCCGACACCCTCGGCGACATCATCCTGCGTCCCGGCACCGCGTTCACCTCGCGCACGATCTATCGCTTCAGCGCCGAGTAA
- a CDS encoding lysylphosphatidylglycerol synthase domain-containing protein: MTDMPDSDFPSPAPARPKWNLNRYAAPVFYLLLAIFLGIFLLKIDYGKLREVRPSWGLIAAATAVGLICRLWLSLIWLKMLRMLGAPRFTNVPALIHIYAKSWLGRYIPGPATWVMCKVYFASQQGISKRKLAVASFLEAGLQVLVMLLTGLLLLLTDPRIDMVPPFFRALLMAAAAGCLLALWPRLFNMVARFAYRRMRKEELTPDNLPTWGTIGQGLWMFVLFIGLAGVSVFLVSKAIWHELPASQLTFIIAANALASSASMLAVFAPGGIGVREAVLVALLSLAMPPEIALLVTIALRVWSVLTDLLFAGLSKVVAMRYVPGDSRQS, from the coding sequence ATGACCGACATGCCCGACAGCGACTTCCCTTCGCCTGCGCCCGCCCGCCCGAAGTGGAACCTGAACCGCTACGCGGCCCCGGTTTTTTATCTGCTGCTGGCCATCTTTCTTGGGATATTTCTGTTAAAAATCGATTACGGCAAGCTGCGCGAGGTCAGGCCTTCGTGGGGGCTTATCGCGGCGGCAACCGCAGTCGGCCTCATTTGCCGCCTCTGGCTGTCTCTGATTTGGTTGAAAATGCTGCGCATGCTGGGAGCCCCGCGCTTCACCAATGTGCCCGCGCTCATCCATATCTACGCAAAATCCTGGCTCGGACGCTATATCCCCGGACCGGCGACCTGGGTCATGTGCAAGGTCTATTTCGCCTCACAGCAAGGCATATCCAAGCGCAAGCTCGCGGTGGCCTCGTTTCTGGAAGCGGGGCTGCAAGTGCTCGTCATGCTTCTGACCGGCCTTTTGCTCCTGTTGACCGATCCGCGCATAGACATGGTGCCCCCGTTTTTCCGCGCCTTGCTGATGGCCGCGGCGGCGGGTTGCCTGCTCGCGTTGTGGCCACGGCTCTTCAATATGGTTGCCCGCTTCGCCTATCGCCGCATGCGCAAGGAGGAACTGACCCCTGACAATCTGCCCACCTGGGGCACTATCGGGCAGGGCTTGTGGATGTTTGTCCTCTTCATCGGGCTGGCGGGCGTGTCGGTGTTTTTAGTATCCAAAGCCATCTGGCACGAACTGCCCGCCTCGCAGTTGACGTTCATCATCGCCGCCAACGCGCTCGCCAGTTCGGCCAGCATGCTCGCGGTCTTCGCTCCCGGCGGCATCGGAGTCCGCGAAGCCGTTCTGGTCGCCTTGCTGTCCCTGGCCATGCCCCCGGAAATCGCCCTGCTGGTCACCATCGCCCTGCGCGTATGGTCCGTCCTGACCGACCTGCTTTTCGCCGGCTTGAGCAAAGTCGTGGCCATGCGCTATGTTCCGGGCGATAGCCGCCAGTCATAA
- a CDS encoding response regulator transcription factor produces MNDATPIKVWIVEDDSMFRNGLMRALGRRKELDCEVGFSSHEDMFKYAEAGNAWPDVVLMDIELVGASGLVGIRKLCEVAPNVRTLILTVFSSREKLYDAIDAGASGYLLKRSSVSEIVRGIQDVLDGETVLDNQVIKYILDNAKRGKDSQIKLAPKEQEVVRQLSLGHTVVMVADAMNISTHTVDTYIRRIYKKMGVHSQSAAVARAMRDNLL; encoded by the coding sequence ATGAACGACGCGACCCCCATTAAAGTATGGATTGTGGAGGACGACTCCATGTTCCGCAACGGGCTGATGAGAGCCCTCGGGCGGCGAAAGGAGTTGGATTGCGAGGTGGGGTTTTCCAGCCATGAGGACATGTTCAAGTACGCCGAAGCCGGCAACGCCTGGCCGGATGTCGTGCTGATGGACATTGAGCTGGTCGGTGCCAGCGGCCTGGTCGGCATCCGTAAACTCTGCGAAGTCGCCCCCAATGTGCGCACGTTGATCCTGACGGTTTTTTCCAGTCGCGAAAAGCTCTACGACGCCATCGACGCCGGGGCCTCCGGCTACTTGCTGAAGCGCTCGTCGGTCTCGGAGATCGTGCGCGGCATTCAGGACGTGCTCGACGGCGAGACCGTGCTCGATAACCAGGTCATCAAGTACATCCTCGACAACGCCAAGCGAGGGAAGGATTCGCAGATCAAGCTCGCTCCCAAGGAGCAGGAAGTCGTGCGCCAGCTCAGCTTGGGCCATACGGTCGTGATGGTCGCCGACGCGATGAATATCAGCACACACACGGTCGATACTTACATCCGCCGCATTTATAAAAAAATGGGCGTGCACTCGCAGTCGGCAGCAGTCGCCCGTGCCATGCGGGATAACCTGCTCTGA
- a CDS encoding ATP-binding protein: MIWGEYLSGGGTSYFPYRKLAEVKSEITSLEAELAKLPERHVRWMGERFGYHSAFSRPTQDDEVLGEWVELKFNRVTPVVALALAPAVNPESDRKESYGFPRRFRIEFRMKRGGDPVYVIDCTEEDFPDPGIAPVIFDGLDFDARFMKIYVDRGQITDGMEFFALSEIYVIEKREVGFDNIAPYSRRYNSRFFESYPYWDERFISDRNSSLGLPLGTEQKNNTDFIGEFAGYRDDNKVQIVFDLGREQTLGRATFYPAMPKTGMLLPHFGYPNEIYIEVFNDPELTRPLYRMDVVPDYKVRSYKDGISYRPVTDMFFAAPLEDARGRYVRITTSGLQSYEENSVLAFGEIILWGGDKNLSNGCRVAVQTSMQPMGPLHPERLVDGYVNSLKIINTYDWLKGLEKRNQLERELADKEQQLTRLENTMAKSWKALVTGILIVIALTVALVITSLKIAGIRSMRAVREQISRDLHDDVGCNIGTLSLGISNLQEELASSDYSHDIKDLYLVTQETAAALEEAVFFTNQGEILIADLAVRLEERARIILGDLMKVNFTVSGVLSKRPVDFIVRRHLFLFFKEALHNCAKHSHATQVDINLEMDGSKLSIRVSDNGQGFDMKSLKRISGLKNMATRASRVGGHLDVQSAPGQGTVLDFRLAIYSRREGRLK, translated from the coding sequence GTGATCTGGGGAGAGTACCTCTCCGGCGGCGGCACCTCCTACTTCCCGTATCGCAAGCTGGCCGAGGTCAAGTCCGAGATTACCAGCCTGGAGGCCGAGTTGGCCAAACTGCCCGAGCGGCATGTGCGCTGGATGGGGGAGCGTTTCGGCTATCATAGCGCGTTCTCCCGCCCGACGCAGGACGATGAAGTCCTCGGCGAGTGGGTCGAGTTGAAGTTCAACCGCGTGACGCCGGTGGTGGCGCTCGCGCTGGCCCCGGCCGTCAATCCCGAGAGCGACCGCAAGGAGAGCTACGGTTTCCCGCGCCGGTTCAGAATCGAATTTCGCATGAAGCGCGGAGGCGATCCGGTCTATGTCATCGACTGCACGGAGGAGGATTTTCCGGACCCCGGCATCGCCCCGGTGATTTTCGATGGGCTGGACTTCGACGCCCGCTTTATGAAGATCTACGTTGACCGCGGACAGATCACCGACGGGATGGAGTTTTTCGCGCTGAGCGAGATCTACGTCATCGAGAAGCGCGAAGTCGGCTTCGACAACATCGCCCCGTACTCGCGGCGGTATAATTCGCGCTTCTTCGAGTCCTACCCCTACTGGGACGAGCGCTTTATCTCGGACCGCAACAGCTCGCTGGGCCTTCCGCTGGGGACCGAGCAAAAAAACAATACCGACTTTATCGGGGAATTTGCCGGTTACCGCGACGACAACAAAGTGCAGATTGTTTTCGACCTGGGCAGGGAGCAGACGCTCGGGCGCGCCACCTTTTACCCGGCGATGCCGAAGACCGGAATGCTCCTGCCGCACTTTGGCTACCCCAACGAGATCTACATCGAGGTTTTCAACGATCCCGAACTGACCCGGCCGCTTTACCGGATGGATGTCGTGCCCGACTACAAGGTGCGCAGTTACAAGGACGGCATTTCCTACCGGCCCGTGACGGACATGTTTTTCGCCGCGCCGCTGGAGGACGCCCGCGGGCGCTACGTGCGCATCACCACGTCCGGCCTCCAGAGCTACGAGGAGAACTCGGTCCTCGCCTTCGGCGAAATCATCCTCTGGGGCGGTGATAAAAATCTCTCCAACGGCTGCCGGGTAGCGGTCCAAACCTCAATGCAGCCAATGGGGCCCCTGCATCCGGAGCGGCTGGTGGACGGGTACGTGAACTCGCTCAAGATTATCAACACCTACGACTGGCTCAAAGGGCTGGAAAAGCGCAACCAGCTGGAGCGGGAACTGGCGGATAAAGAGCAGCAACTGACCCGGCTGGAAAACACTATGGCGAAAAGCTGGAAAGCGCTGGTCACAGGTATTTTGATCGTTATCGCGCTCACGGTCGCGCTGGTGATCACGAGCCTGAAGATCGCCGGTATCCGCTCCATGCGGGCCGTGCGCGAGCAGATTTCACGCGATCTGCACGATGATGTCGGCTGCAACATCGGCACGCTTTCGCTCGGGATCAGTAACCTGCAGGAGGAGTTGGCCTCCAGCGACTATTCCCACGACATCAAGGACCTTTACCTGGTCACTCAGGAGACGGCGGCCGCGCTCGAAGAGGCCGTCTTTTTCACCAACCAGGGCGAGATCCTGATCGCTGATCTGGCGGTGCGGTTGGAGGAGCGTGCGCGGATCATCCTCGGGGATCTGATGAAGGTGAACTTCACCGTCTCCGGCGTCCTGTCAAAGCGGCCCGTGGACTTCATCGTGCGTCGCCACCTCTTCCTCTTTTTCAAGGAGGCCCTCCACAACTGCGCCAAGCACTCGCATGCCACGCAAGTGGACATCAACCTGGAGATGGACGGTAGTAAACTTTCGATACGCGTCAGCGACAACGGCCAGGGCTTCGATATGAAAAGCCTTAAGCGCATTTCCGGCCTGAAAAATATGGCCACGCGCGCCTCCCGTGTCGGCGGTCATCTCGATGTGCAGTCGGCGCCGGGGCAGGGGACCGTTCTTGATTTCAGGCTTGCCATTTATTCCCGCAGGGAAGGACGATTGAAATAA
- a CDS encoding polysaccharide pyruvyl transferase family protein, translated as MNPSSPHIASPSPAGTRRRTILLTGTASAHNKGDATMQQVVAAEAIKALGSDTTVILASPAAAHDCTRYDGLTVIPSHRRRLSFIPSLALAALWRVLSTLTHRQPDWLLFSRELRQTRRADLVVDLSGDMLTEDYGPLIGFSHFIPLLMARWLRTPYFICAQSIGPFKKLRPLARSVLSHAAAITIREDLTRERVATLNLRMETTADVSFLLEPDHEAAAALLQASAWAGKRLIGVSVSPILKARFEQAHPGESFAQVMAASLNEALADQDIALLFIPHVTGPADYNDDRPVAAEITRHLSLPSLFIEDDLRPAVLKGLIARCEIFVGARMHANMAALSQGVPLIALSYSHKSAGIMAAFGQEGKIIDGKDLARETLVRQIKELLANRECTAAQIRQHHAAVLARSSRNIAILAELVKS; from the coding sequence TTGAACCCGTCCAGCCCGCATATCGCGTCGCCATCCCCCGCCGGGACCAGACGGCGAACGATCCTGCTCACCGGAACGGCGAGCGCCCACAACAAAGGCGACGCCACCATGCAGCAGGTCGTGGCCGCCGAGGCCATCAAGGCCCTGGGCTCCGACACAACAGTCATCCTGGCCTCCCCCGCCGCCGCCCATGACTGTACCCGCTATGACGGCCTCACCGTCATCCCCAGCCACCGCCGCCGCCTCTCGTTTATCCCCAGCCTGGCGCTCGCCGCGCTCTGGCGCGTGCTCAGTACCCTGACCCACCGCCAGCCGGACTGGCTCCTGTTCAGCCGGGAGCTTCGCCAGACGCGGCGGGCCGATCTCGTGGTCGATCTGAGCGGTGACATGCTGACCGAGGACTACGGCCCGCTGATCGGCTTCAGCCACTTCATCCCCCTGCTCATGGCCCGTTGGCTGCGCACCCCCTACTTCATCTGCGCCCAGTCCATCGGCCCCTTTAAAAAACTTCGCCCGCTGGCGCGCTCTGTCCTGAGCCACGCCGCTGCCATCACCATCCGGGAGGACCTTACACGCGAGCGCGTGGCGACCCTCAACCTGCGAATGGAAACCACCGCCGATGTATCCTTTCTGCTGGAGCCCGATCACGAGGCCGCCGCCGCTTTGCTCCAAGCCAGCGCATGGGCGGGCAAACGCCTGATCGGGGTCTCCGTCAGCCCCATTCTCAAGGCCCGTTTCGAACAAGCCCATCCCGGCGAATCCTTTGCGCAGGTGATGGCGGCTTCACTGAACGAGGCGCTGGCGGACCAGGATATCGCCCTGCTGTTTATCCCGCACGTCACCGGCCCCGCCGACTACAACGACGACCGCCCCGTCGCTGCCGAAATCACCCGCCACCTTTCCCTGCCCTCCCTGTTCATCGAGGACGACCTCCGGCCCGCCGTTCTCAAAGGTCTCATCGCCCGTTGCGAGATTTTCGTGGGGGCGCGCATGCACGCGAACATGGCCGCGCTCTCCCAGGGGGTCCCCCTGATCGCCCTGTCCTACAGCCACAAGTCAGCCGGTATCATGGCTGCGTTTGGACAGGAAGGGAAAATCATCGACGGAAAGGACCTTGCTCGCGAGACGCTGGTCAGGCAAATAAAGGAGCTTCTCGCCAACCGCGAATGTACGGCGGCTCAAATCCGACAACACCACGCGGCTGTGCTGGCCCGCTCCAGCCGGAACATCGCCATCCTCGCTGAACTCGTAAAATCATGA
- the carB gene encoding carbamoyl-phosphate synthase large subunit, with the protein MPKRTDIDTILIIGSGPIVIGQACEFDYSGTQACKALREEGYRVVLVNSNPATIMTDPEFADVTYIEPLTPEILEKIIAREKPQALLPTLGGQTGLNLSLKLAELGILDKYNVELIGAKKDAIERGEDREKFRQIMIEIGLDIPDSHTAHNMDEARSAAEKIGKYPLIIRPSYTLGGTGGGIAYNKEEFEDIVAFGLDASPVTEVLVEECLLGWKEYEMEVMRDHKDQCVVICSIENLDPMGVHTGDSITVAPAMTLTDKEYQLMRDASFAVIRAIGVETGGSNIQFATDPKTGRMVVIEMNPRVSRSSALASKATGFPIAKIAAKLAVGYALDELRNDITRETPASFEPTIDYVVTKIPRFTFEKFSGADKTLTSSMKSVGEAMAIGRTFKESLQKALRSLEIGARGLGGGGKFGDTEMTDPELIRAGLAHPTSERLFYVRYAFLNGMPLEEVERYTKIDPWFLHQIKGIVDLEMLLRKTGLNALTPELLREAKEAGFTDKQLAEILGTKIRNIKKMRDENGINTVYRLVDTCAAEFEAFTPYYYSSYGDENEITPSDKRKIMILGGGPNRIGQGIEFDYCCVHASFALREDGYETVMVNSNPETVSTDYDTSDRLYFEPLTLEDVLEIYKQEKCEGAIVQFGGQTPLNLATELKNNGVNIIGTSPDMIDAAEDRKLFKDILNRIGLKQPINAIAHTAEQAYELAGQIGFPILLRPSFVLGGRGMFIVYGIDELKQVVRNAFDAAPGKPVLLDKFLEDAIELDVDAISDGETTVVGGMLEHIEFAGVHSGDAAMVLPPHTLEPGILDTVRQATYALAKELEVVGLMNVQYAIKDGELYVLEVNPRASRTVPFVSKAIGVPLAKLASLVMAGKKLADLGFTKEITPHYWAVKESVFPFARFPGAPITLSPEMRSTGEVMGLDYDLGIAMAKAQMAAQPPLPLEGNVFMSVKDADKPRAVNIARELVKLGYKLFSTAGTADTLEENNVPVQRLFKLSEGARPNVLDMLKNDEVDLIINTPSGQIPRADENVIRSEAAMRRVCIMTTITGAEAALEGIKALMTRPLEVRAIQEYSREL; encoded by the coding sequence ATGCCCAAGCGTACCGATATTGACACCATTCTCATCATCGGGTCCGGCCCCATCGTCATTGGCCAGGCCTGCGAATTCGATTATTCCGGCACCCAGGCCTGCAAGGCCCTGCGCGAGGAAGGCTACCGCGTCGTCCTCGTCAACTCCAACCCGGCCACGATCATGACCGACCCGGAGTTCGCCGATGTGACCTACATCGAGCCGCTCACCCCGGAGATTCTGGAAAAGATCATCGCCCGCGAAAAGCCGCAGGCGCTCCTGCCCACCCTCGGGGGGCAGACCGGTCTGAACCTCTCCCTCAAGCTGGCCGAATTGGGCATCCTGGACAAGTACAACGTCGAGCTGATCGGGGCCAAAAAGGACGCCATCGAGCGCGGCGAAGACCGCGAAAAGTTCCGCCAGATCATGATCGAGATCGGGCTGGACATCCCCGACAGCCACACCGCCCACAACATGGACGAGGCCCGCTCGGCGGCGGAAAAGATCGGCAAGTACCCGCTCATCATCCGCCCCAGCTACACCCTCGGCGGCACCGGCGGCGGCATCGCCTACAACAAGGAAGAATTTGAAGACATCGTGGCCTTCGGGCTCGACGCCTCCCCCGTGACCGAGGTCCTCGTCGAAGAGTGCCTGCTGGGCTGGAAGGAGTACGAGATGGAGGTCATGCGCGACCACAAGGACCAGTGCGTCGTCATCTGCTCGATTGAAAACCTCGACCCGATGGGCGTCCACACCGGCGACTCCATCACGGTGGCCCCGGCCATGACGCTGACCGACAAGGAGTACCAGCTCATGCGGGACGCCTCCTTCGCGGTCATCCGCGCCATCGGCGTGGAAACCGGCGGCTCGAACATCCAGTTCGCCACCGACCCGAAGACGGGCCGCATGGTCGTGATCGAGATGAACCCCCGCGTCTCGCGCTCCTCAGCGCTCGCCTCGAAGGCCACGGGCTTCCCCATCGCCAAGATCGCGGCCAAGCTCGCCGTCGGCTACGCGCTCGACGAGCTGCGCAACGACATCACCCGCGAAACCCCGGCCTCCTTCGAGCCGACCATCGACTACGTGGTCACGAAGATCCCCCGATTCACCTTTGAAAAATTCTCCGGCGCGGACAAGACCCTCACCTCTTCCATGAAGAGCGTGGGCGAGGCCATGGCCATCGGGCGCACCTTTAAGGAGTCCCTGCAAAAAGCCCTCCGTTCCCTCGAAATCGGGGCCCGCGGCCTCGGCGGCGGCGGCAAGTTCGGCGACACCGAAATGACCGACCCCGAGCTGATCCGCGCCGGGCTCGCCCACCCCACGTCCGAGCGCCTCTTTTACGTCCGCTACGCCTTCCTCAATGGCATGCCGCTGGAGGAAGTCGAACGCTACACCAAGATCGACCCGTGGTTCCTGCACCAGATCAAGGGTATCGTGGACCTGGAAATGCTCCTGCGCAAAACCGGCCTCAACGCGCTCACGCCCGAGTTGCTGCGCGAGGCCAAGGAAGCCGGTTTCACCGACAAGCAACTGGCGGAAATCCTCGGCACGAAGATTCGCAACATCAAGAAGATGCGCGACGAAAACGGCATCAACACCGTTTACCGTCTGGTCGATACCTGCGCGGCGGAGTTCGAAGCCTTTACCCCGTACTACTACTCCAGCTACGGCGACGAAAACGAAATCACACCCTCGGACAAGCGGAAGATCATGATCCTCGGGGGCGGCCCCAACCGCATCGGCCAGGGGATCGAGTTCGACTACTGCTGCGTGCACGCCTCCTTCGCCCTGCGCGAGGACGGCTATGAGACCGTCATGGTCAACTCCAACCCCGAGACCGTCTCCACCGACTACGACACCTCGGACCGCCTTTACTTCGAGCCGCTGACCCTGGAAGACGTGCTCGAAATCTACAAGCAGGAGAAATGCGAGGGCGCGATCGTGCAGTTCGGCGGACAGACCCCGCTCAACCTCGCCACCGAGTTGAAGAACAACGGCGTCAACATCATCGGCACTTCGCCGGACATGATCGACGCCGCCGAGGACCGCAAGCTTTTCAAGGACATCCTCAACCGTATCGGCCTCAAGCAGCCGATCAACGCCATCGCCCACACCGCCGAACAGGCTTACGAACTGGCCGGGCAGATCGGCTTCCCCATCCTGCTGCGCCCGAGCTTCGTGCTGGGCGGACGGGGTATGTTCATCGTTTACGGCATCGACGAGCTCAAGCAGGTCGTCCGCAACGCCTTCGACGCCGCCCCCGGCAAGCCTGTCCTGCTGGACAAGTTCCTCGAAGACGCCATCGAGCTGGATGTGGACGCGATCAGCGACGGCGAGACCACCGTGGTCGGCGGCATGCTCGAGCACATCGAGTTCGCCGGGGTCCACAGTGGCGACGCCGCCATGGTCCTTCCCCCGCACACGCTGGAGCCGGGCATCCTCGACACCGTCCGCCAGGCCACCTACGCGCTGGCCAAGGAGCTGGAAGTCGTCGGCCTGATGAACGTCCAATACGCAATCAAGGACGGCGAACTTTACGTGCTGGAAGTCAACCCCCGCGCCTCGCGCACGGTGCCTTTCGTCTCAAAGGCTATCGGAGTGCCGCTGGCCAAACTCGCCTCCCTCGTGATGGCGGGCAAGAAGCTGGCCGACCTGGGCTTTACCAAGGAAATCACGCCGCACTACTGGGCGGTCAAGGAGTCCGTCTTCCCCTTCGCCCGCTTCCCGGGCGCGCCGATCACCCTCTCGCCGGAAATGCGCAGCACGGGTGAAGTCATGGGCCTGGACTACGACCTGGGCATCGCCATGGCCAAGGCCCAGATGGCCGCGCAGCCGCCGCTGCCGCTGGAGGGTAATGTTTTCATGTCGGTCAAGGACGCTGACAAGCCCCGCGCCGTCAACATCGCCCGCGAACTGGTCAAGCTCGGCTACAAGCTCTTCTCCACCGCCGGGACGGCCGACACACTGGAGGAAAACAACGTGCCCGTGCAGCGCCTGTTCAAGCTCAGCGAAGGCGCCCGCCCGAACGTGCTCGACATGCTCAAGAATGACGAGGTGGACCTGATTATCAACACCCCCTCCGGGCAAATCCCGCGCGCAGACGAAAACGTCATTCGCTCCGAAGCCGCCATGCGCCGGGTCTGTATCATGACCACCATCACCGGTGCCGAAGCCGCCCTCGAAGGTATCAAGGCCCTGATGACTCGCCCGCTGGAAGTTCGCGCGATTCAAGAATACTCGCGCGAACTCTGA